Proteins from one Candidatus Dormiibacterota bacterium genomic window:
- a CDS encoding class I adenylate-forming enzyme family protein — protein sequence MSGPATRALHDRLLASLASSPKREVARFLPGGRSLDLDTFERRILGAERRLVRVGTPSGRPTAVPDIGQLVLLSSRNIEPYLVAIATLWKRGFVPILADADLARAEIADLVRTFRPAFCILDRRVDPEGGDTEDLGDSLTGLHAFIPARRGATRPVSGLLANGTVLHGDAAVVRLTSGSTGRPRGILATAGQLLADARHITSAVGIRPADTIVCAIPLGHAYGFGHVLMSLVLQGSRPILLEQPLPALLLEALSGPGPLVLTGTPYLFSLLLQAAGRKKLKGLRLCLSAGAPLPADLSRACKDRLGLPIRTFYGASECGGVSYDRSRDGILPDGCVGTLLPGVNVTVRAERGGEEGAGRLCVESDVVALGYVPEGSPELSAGRFVTGDLGRIDAEGRLHLLGRADRMINVGGRKVNPVEIEAVLREVPGVRQVVVFGAPDRHRGQIVCACLVAARGVTRECLLMACAPRLAQFKLPRRIEFVERIPVSPRGKTDRKSLLGLVARPPDAPARRPQSPRFTASPHTS from the coding sequence ATGTCCGGCCCCGCGACGAGGGCACTGCACGACAGGCTCCTGGCCAGCCTCGCCTCCTCCCCGAAGAGGGAGGTGGCCCGTTTCCTGCCGGGCGGGCGGTCTCTCGACCTGGACACGTTCGAACGACGCATCCTGGGGGCCGAGCGCAGGCTCGTGCGCGTCGGCACGCCCTCGGGGCGGCCCACGGCGGTCCCCGACATCGGTCAGCTCGTCCTCCTGTCCTCCCGCAACATCGAGCCGTATCTGGTGGCGATCGCCACGCTGTGGAAGCGCGGCTTCGTGCCGATCCTGGCCGACGCCGACCTGGCGCGTGCCGAGATCGCGGACCTCGTGAGGACGTTCCGACCGGCCTTCTGCATTCTCGATCGACGGGTCGACCCGGAGGGAGGGGACACCGAGGACCTGGGGGACTCGCTCACCGGCCTGCACGCCTTCATCCCGGCGCGGCGGGGAGCGACCCGGCCGGTCTCCGGCCTTCTCGCCAACGGGACCGTCCTGCACGGCGACGCTGCGGTCGTCCGTCTGACCTCCGGGAGCACCGGACGGCCGCGCGGGATCCTGGCGACCGCCGGGCAGCTTCTCGCCGACGCGCGCCACATCACCTCGGCCGTCGGGATCAGGCCCGCCGACACGATCGTGTGCGCCATCCCGCTCGGGCATGCGTACGGCTTCGGGCACGTCCTGATGTCTCTCGTGCTTCAGGGTTCGCGTCCGATCCTGCTGGAGCAGCCGCTGCCGGCGCTGCTTCTGGAAGCGCTCTCCGGTCCCGGTCCCCTCGTCCTCACCGGCACGCCGTACCTGTTCAGCCTGCTCCTCCAGGCTGCGGGGAGGAAGAAGCTCAAGGGGCTGCGTCTGTGCCTGTCGGCGGGAGCGCCCCTGCCGGCCGACCTGTCGCGCGCCTGCAAGGACCGCCTCGGCCTGCCGATCAGGACCTTCTACGGCGCCAGCGAGTGCGGCGGCGTCTCGTACGACCGATCGCGCGACGGGATTCTCCCGGACGGCTGCGTCGGCACGCTCCTCCCCGGCGTGAACGTCACCGTGCGCGCCGAGCGCGGCGGGGAGGAAGGGGCCGGACGCCTCTGCGTCGAGAGCGACGTGGTGGCCCTCGGTTACGTTCCGGAAGGAAGTCCCGAGCTTTCGGCGGGGCGCTTCGTCACGGGGGACCTCGGTCGCATCGACGCGGAGGGGCGTCTGCACCTCCTGGGTCGCGCCGACCGGATGATCAACGTGGGGGGCAGGAAGGTGAACCCGGTCGAGATCGAGGCGGTCCTGCGCGAGGTCCCGGGCGTGCGCCAGGTCGTCGTGTTCGGCGCGCCCGACCGTCATCGCGGCCAGATCGTCTGCGCCTGTCTCGTCGCGGCCCGCGGCGTGACGCGCGAGTGCCTCCTCATGGCCTGCGCCCCGCGACTCGCCCAGTTCAAGCTGCCGCGGCGCATCGAGTTCGTGGAGCGGATCCCGGTGAGCCCCCGCGGCAAGACCGACCGGAAGAGTCTCCTCGGCCTGGTGGCCCGTCCGCCGGACGCCCCGGCCCGGCGCCCTCAGTCACCGCGCTTCACCGCCTCCCCCCACACTTCATAG
- a CDS encoding proprotein convertase P-domain-containing protein, protein MSTGWTRSRRGLGPDTRRRRGSFRIVLALGCLLAVPAILAFAVAQGGSPSLPARAGIPARQAHDSGPHKLLIRTDDRQALERLAALGVVQRRIDYGTLQLLVVDDRAMPALGEADLSGAALRDDLDLVAVNRWLIDTRVGEPKDLPWDRVDTPGRYDRQLYLAQLVGPAKDEWLADLTARGDAAIVAYLPSNTYALFAAPAAWQRLSREAGRPMSHVQWAGAYHPAYRISADLEDAIARDDKAVDVVVQIVEHDGAERTAADLKAQAARVLMDDVSLGGMRDVRVRVPARLVTRLAAQPDVFWIEPCLPKIKMDERQGQIMAGNLDGTGSQPSAPGYLAWLGGRGFTSNFPFTVDVADDGIDRGSTTDVHQDFKDAGGTSRVTYVLNYSGDASGESGAGHGNINAAIVGGYNDTQGNSAFEDTAGYQYGLGLAPYARLGASKIFSNAGAFTSTGYATLIANAYNSGARISSNSWGLTGTGANQYTTDSRSYDILARDAVAGSTGNQEMTIVFAAGNAGSGANTVSAPGTAKNVLTAGASENFRQTGTDGCGIANTGADNARDIISFSSRGPTSDGRKKPDLMAPGTHIQGAASRSANYDGSGVCNQYWPAGQTLYAWSSGTSHSTPGIAGAAALARQWFTNQGWGSPSPAMTKAFLMATPAYMTGVGANDTLPSNNQGYGRLDLGRAFDNASNIRVDESQVFGSAGQTYNVTGNIASSSLPFRVMLAWTDAPGATSGNAWVNDLDLEVTINGTLYRGNVFSGSGSISGGTADNRDNTEAVFLPAGTTGSFSITVRAIGINGDGVPGNADTTDQDFALFVYNGTQAAPTPDFTIGATPASQTVPQGGSTSYTTTVTSVNGFSAATTLSVSGFPSGATGSFSPNPITPPANGSTSSTLSVTTAGTTPAGTYTLTITGTSGALSHSTTVSLNVQAAGGGNQVLTFSTTPNLPIPDNSATGVTSTISVAGSETITSVSVYVNVTHTYQGDLEVSLIAPDNTTVLLHNRTGGGTDNIVTTYNITTRSNQSLTAFNGKNTSGAWTLKVRDLAAIDTGTLNSWKLAFNGYSTASPGLAIPDNNTTGVTSTINVAATGTVADLRVRVNITHTYQGDLEVSLIGPDNTAVLLHNRAGGSADNIVTVYPDLTAPAQSLSAFNGKAIAGAWKLKVRDLAAIDVGTLNSWEIDFRTP, encoded by the coding sequence ATGTCGACTGGATGGACGCGATCACGGCGAGGCCTTGGGCCAGACACCCGCAGGCGGCGTGGTTCGTTCCGGATCGTCCTGGCGCTGGGCTGTCTCCTGGCGGTCCCGGCGATCCTCGCCTTCGCGGTCGCGCAAGGAGGATCCCCCTCCCTGCCGGCGCGCGCCGGGATCCCGGCGCGGCAGGCGCACGATTCCGGACCGCACAAGCTGCTGATCCGCACCGACGATCGTCAGGCGCTCGAGCGTCTGGCCGCTCTCGGCGTCGTGCAGCGTCGGATCGATTACGGAACGCTCCAGCTCCTGGTGGTGGACGACCGGGCGATGCCGGCGCTCGGGGAGGCGGACCTGTCCGGCGCCGCGCTGCGCGACGATCTCGACCTCGTCGCGGTCAATCGCTGGCTCATCGATACGCGGGTGGGCGAGCCGAAGGACCTGCCGTGGGACCGCGTCGACACGCCGGGACGGTACGATCGTCAGCTCTATCTCGCGCAGCTGGTCGGTCCGGCCAAGGACGAGTGGCTCGCCGATCTCACGGCGCGCGGCGACGCCGCGATCGTGGCCTATCTCCCCAGCAACACCTACGCCCTGTTCGCGGCGCCGGCCGCCTGGCAGCGGTTGTCGCGGGAGGCGGGTCGACCCATGAGTCACGTCCAGTGGGCCGGCGCGTACCATCCCGCCTACCGGATCTCCGCCGACTTGGAGGACGCCATCGCCCGGGACGACAAGGCGGTGGACGTGGTCGTGCAGATCGTCGAGCACGACGGCGCCGAGCGGACCGCCGCCGACCTCAAGGCGCAGGCGGCTCGGGTGCTGATGGACGACGTCAGCCTCGGCGGCATGCGCGACGTGCGCGTGCGGGTCCCCGCCCGGCTGGTCACGCGTCTGGCCGCGCAGCCCGACGTCTTCTGGATCGAGCCGTGCCTTCCGAAGATCAAGATGGACGAGCGCCAGGGGCAGATCATGGCCGGGAACCTCGACGGCACCGGCAGCCAGCCGTCCGCCCCGGGCTATCTGGCCTGGCTCGGAGGCAGAGGGTTCACGTCGAACTTCCCGTTCACCGTCGACGTGGCCGACGACGGCATCGACCGCGGCTCGACCACCGACGTCCACCAGGACTTCAAGGACGCGGGCGGAACGTCGCGGGTCACCTACGTCCTGAACTACTCCGGCGACGCCTCGGGGGAGAGCGGCGCCGGTCACGGGAACATCAATGCCGCGATCGTCGGCGGCTACAACGACACCCAGGGGAACTCCGCCTTCGAGGACACGGCGGGCTATCAGTACGGTCTCGGGCTCGCGCCGTACGCGCGTCTCGGAGCCTCGAAGATCTTCAGCAACGCCGGCGCGTTCACCTCGACCGGCTACGCGACACTGATCGCGAACGCTTACAACAGCGGTGCCCGCATCAGCAGCAATTCCTGGGGTCTCACCGGCACGGGTGCGAACCAGTACACGACCGACTCCCGTTCCTACGACATCCTGGCGCGCGACGCCGTCGCGGGGAGCACCGGCAACCAGGAGATGACGATCGTCTTCGCCGCCGGCAACGCCGGCTCCGGAGCGAACACCGTATCGGCGCCCGGGACCGCGAAGAACGTCCTCACCGCCGGGGCGTCCGAGAACTTCCGGCAGACCGGGACCGACGGCTGCGGCATCGCCAACACCGGGGCCGACAACGCGCGCGACATCATCAGCTTCAGCAGCCGAGGCCCGACCTCGGACGGACGGAAGAAACCCGACCTGATGGCCCCCGGAACGCACATCCAGGGTGCCGCGTCGAGGAGCGCGAACTACGACGGGTCCGGAGTGTGCAACCAGTACTGGCCTGCGGGACAGACGCTCTACGCCTGGTCCTCCGGAACGTCCCATTCGACGCCAGGGATCGCCGGAGCCGCCGCGCTGGCCCGCCAGTGGTTCACCAACCAGGGATGGGGCAGCCCCTCCCCGGCGATGACCAAAGCGTTCCTGATGGCGACCCCGGCCTATATGACCGGTGTCGGGGCGAACGACACGCTCCCCTCGAACAACCAGGGGTACGGCCGGCTCGACCTCGGCCGCGCCTTCGACAACGCATCGAACATCCGGGTCGACGAGTCGCAGGTGTTCGGGTCGGCGGGGCAGACATACAACGTGACCGGCAACATCGCCAGCTCGTCGCTGCCGTTCCGGGTCATGCTGGCGTGGACCGACGCTCCCGGCGCCACCAGCGGCAACGCCTGGGTGAACGACCTCGATCTCGAGGTGACAATCAACGGGACCCTCTACCGGGGGAACGTCTTCTCGGGGTCGGGATCGATCAGCGGCGGGACCGCCGACAACCGCGACAATACCGAAGCGGTGTTCCTCCCCGCCGGCACGACCGGGAGCTTCTCGATCACCGTGCGGGCCATCGGGATCAACGGCGACGGCGTCCCCGGCAACGCCGACACGACCGACCAGGACTTCGCCCTGTTCGTCTACAACGGCACCCAGGCGGCCCCGACTCCCGACTTCACGATCGGGGCGACACCCGCCTCGCAAACCGTCCCCCAGGGCGGCTCCACGAGCTACACCACGACCGTGACCAGCGTCAACGGCTTCAGCGCGGCGACGACGCTTTCCGTGAGCGGTTTTCCCTCCGGTGCGACCGGCTCCTTCTCGCCGAACCCGATCACGCCGCCGGCGAACGGCTCGACGAGCTCGACGCTCAGTGTGACGACGGCGGGGACGACCCCTGCCGGGACCTACACGCTGACCATCACCGGGACGAGCGGGGCGCTGTCCCACTCCACGACCGTCTCCCTGAACGTGCAGGCGGCCGGGGGCGGGAACCAGGTCCTGACCTTCTCCACAACACCGAACCTGCCGATCCCGGACAACAGCGCCACCGGGGTCACCAGCACGATCTCGGTCGCCGGGTCCGAGACGATCACGAGCGTGAGCGTGTACGTGAACGTCACCCACACCTACCAGGGTGATCTCGAAGTGTCGCTCATCGCTCCCGACAACACGACGGTCCTGCTGCACAACCGCACGGGCGGCGGCACCGACAACATCGTGACGACCTACAACATCACCACACGGTCGAACCAATCCCTGACCGCGTTCAACGGGAAGAACACGTCCGGGGCCTGGACGCTGAAAGTGCGGGACCTCGCGGCGATCGATACGGGGACGCTCAACTCGTGGAAACTGGCGTTCAACGGCTACTCGACCGCCTCCCCCGGCCTGGCGATACCCGACAACAACACTACGGGTGTGACCAGCACGATCAACGTGGCGGCGACCGGTACGGTCGCCGACCTGCGCGTCCGGGTCAACATCACCCACACCTACCAGGGGGACCTGGAGGTGTCGCTCATCGGACCGGACAACACCGCAGTCCTGCTGCACAACCGCGCCGGCGGGAGCGCGGACAACATCGTCACGGTCTATCCCGACCTGACGGCCCCGGCGCAGTCGCTCTCCGCCTTCAACGGCAAGGCGATCGCCGGCGCCTGGAAGCTGAAGGTCCGTGACCTGGCGGCGATCGACGTCGGGACGCTCAACTCGTGGGAGATCGACTTCCGGACGCCGTGA
- a CDS encoding lysophospholipid acyltransferase family protein, protein MPRHDPSGAGPGPRQAARWYTHGWNRRLSWRLIHAIVPKVPRLLRPPIHLATTAICFLAMPDERRAARHNLERATRRSGLASRALAFGLFYNFSKFMVGYTDLIRLPDESLRRRVEGGDEARRLIEALLREGRGLIVLTLHLGNWEMGLLHLASLGRPVSVVLRPEDSGGAPFEEEARRRAGVRVVPAGESAWNGLDLLLALRRGEIVAIQGDRTFGPLSERAGLFGADVDLPSGPFALAQASGAPILAVCVPIRGHSRYRIVVDGPLRVGSGAEGVRAAVDSFARIVERFVTDYPTQWFNFYEVWGEAVKRGD, encoded by the coding sequence ATGCCCCGTCACGATCCGTCCGGCGCCGGACCGGGGCCGCGCCAGGCCGCGCGCTGGTACACGCACGGGTGGAACCGCAGACTCTCCTGGCGTCTGATCCACGCCATCGTCCCGAAAGTGCCGCGCCTCCTGCGGCCGCCGATCCACCTCGCCACGACGGCGATCTGCTTTCTCGCCATGCCGGACGAGAGGCGCGCCGCCCGGCACAACCTGGAGCGGGCCACTCGCCGCTCGGGGCTCGCGTCGCGCGCGCTGGCCTTCGGCCTGTTCTACAACTTCAGCAAGTTCATGGTGGGATACACCGACCTGATACGACTGCCGGACGAGTCGCTGCGGCGCCGGGTCGAGGGAGGGGACGAGGCACGACGGCTGATCGAAGCCCTCCTGCGCGAGGGGAGAGGGCTCATCGTGCTGACGCTGCACCTGGGAAACTGGGAGATGGGGCTCCTGCACCTCGCGAGCCTGGGCCGTCCCGTCAGCGTCGTCCTGCGCCCGGAGGACTCCGGGGGGGCGCCGTTCGAGGAGGAGGCGCGGCGGCGCGCCGGCGTGCGCGTCGTGCCCGCGGGGGAGTCGGCCTGGAACGGGCTCGATCTTCTCCTGGCCCTCAGACGCGGGGAGATCGTGGCGATCCAGGGGGACCGGACGTTCGGGCCGCTCAGCGAGCGCGCCGGTCTGTTCGGAGCCGACGTCGATCTCCCGTCGGGACCGTTCGCGCTGGCGCAGGCGAGCGGGGCGCCGATCCTCGCCGTCTGCGTGCCGATCCGGGGGCACTCCCGCTACCGCATCGTCGTGGACGGCCCTCTGCGGGTCGGGTCGGGGGCGGAGGGGGTGCGGGCCGCGGTCGACTCGTTCGCGCGCATCGTGGAGCGGTTCGTCACCGACTACCCGACGCAGTGGTTCAACTTCTATGAAGTGTGGGGGGAGGCGGTGAAGCGCGGTGACTGA
- a CDS encoding ACT domain-containing protein translates to MRGRPVLIYNHATVRRHFILTAIGKDRPGIVADLAEMVFDLGCNLETSSMINLGSEFATMILFSGQGDDLLQRLHMTCKHLEYEQGMTIFIKPIEEGAGPASPAAGRPYRLKTMGEDKAGIVARTARAIADAGGNILELTSHLKPAASTGTPLYEMEMRFDLPRAADLEALRRKLQGIEESLHVDITLAPA, encoded by the coding sequence ATGCGGGGCCGGCCCGTCCTGATCTACAATCACGCCACCGTGAGACGCCACTTCATCCTGACCGCCATCGGAAAGGATCGCCCCGGGATCGTCGCCGACCTGGCGGAGATGGTGTTCGATCTCGGCTGCAACCTCGAGACCAGCAGCATGATCAACCTGGGAAGCGAGTTCGCCACCATGATCCTGTTCTCCGGCCAGGGGGACGATCTCCTGCAGCGGCTGCACATGACGTGCAAGCACCTGGAGTACGAGCAGGGGATGACGATCTTCATCAAGCCGATCGAGGAGGGGGCCGGGCCGGCATCCCCCGCCGCCGGGCGGCCGTACCGCCTGAAGACGATGGGGGAGGACAAGGCCGGGATCGTCGCCCGCACGGCGCGCGCCATCGCCGACGCCGGCGGCAACATCCTCGAGCTGACGTCGCACCTGAAGCCGGCCGCCTCGACCGGCACGCCGCTCTATGAGATGGAGATGCGCTTCGACCTGCCGCGCGCGGCCGATCTCGAGGCGCTGCGCCGGAAGCTCCAGGGGATCGAAGAGTCGCTGCACGTCGACATCACGCTGGCGCCCGCCTGA
- a CDS encoding DUF309 domain-containing protein encodes MDRRLVRLLEDGIVLFDRGQFFEAHEVWEDAWRRARDEDKVFLHGLIQVAAGFHKLQCGQPSGTVSLLSKGVAKLAAVPADAFFPELRSFRASVESWKGAAARMAGSGAFEYEASALPRILPLRGHPFHSYVLSDIGIDAPAERVWSVLTRFDTYPDWNPFIRSVRGEARAGARLAVAIRAPGGRTVTLRTRVLRAEARRELRWRGRLLLPGIFDGEHVFSIAPLAAGRVRFSQRETFRGVLVPVLGRVVLAATRAGFEEMNRALKRRAEQPTDPA; translated from the coding sequence ATGGACCGGAGACTGGTGCGTCTTCTCGAGGACGGGATCGTCCTGTTCGACCGCGGGCAGTTCTTCGAGGCCCACGAAGTCTGGGAGGACGCCTGGCGCCGGGCGCGCGACGAAGACAAGGTCTTTTTGCACGGACTCATCCAGGTGGCCGCGGGGTTTCACAAGCTGCAGTGCGGCCAGCCCTCGGGAACGGTGTCCCTCCTGAGCAAGGGGGTCGCGAAGCTCGCCGCGGTCCCGGCGGACGCATTCTTTCCGGAGCTGCGGTCGTTCCGCGCCTCGGTCGAATCCTGGAAGGGGGCGGCCGCGCGGATGGCCGGAAGCGGTGCTTTCGAGTACGAGGCGTCGGCCCTCCCCAGGATCCTCCCCCTCCGGGGCCATCCATTTCATTCGTACGTCCTCAGCGATATCGGAATCGATGCACCGGCGGAGCGCGTCTGGAGCGTCCTCACCCGCTTCGACACCTACCCCGACTGGAATCCATTCATCCGCTCCGTCCGGGGCGAAGCCCGAGCCGGCGCGCGTCTCGCCGTCGCGATCCGCGCGCCGGGGGGCCGCACGGTGACTCTGCGCACGCGAGTCCTGCGGGCCGAGGCGCGTCGCGAGCTGCGCTGGCGGGGTCGCCTCCTGCTGCCCGGGATCTTCGACGGCGAGCACGTCTTCTCGATAGCCCCCCTCGCCGCCGGCCGGGTGCGGTTCTCGCAGAGAGAGACGTTTCGCGGAGTCCTCGTCCCCGTTCTGGGTCGCGTCGTGCTCGCGGCGACGCGCGCCGGATTCGAGGAGATGAATCGCGCGCTGAAGCGGCGCGCGGAGCAACCCACCGACCCCGCATAG
- a CDS encoding serine hydrolase translates to MTSARVVQVCVLAAVAVLSCARWPSEPDWPGDAWPLSTPEEQGMDSAALASLDSEFASGQHGYIDGMLVIRHGRIVLDRTYTNDYVKLFEGKDPVRGAYNYYDPDWHPWFRKSDLHTLQSVTKSVTSAAIGVAIARGEIPGVDVPILKYFDAGAVANLDDRKRSIRLRDLLTMTAGFHWDEDSVPYTDPRNTCAAMEASHDWVKYVIDQPMDQAPGKIFLYSSGVSQLLSHILFKATGRQVDAYTEEHIFHPIGIQTYYWKHTPTGLPDTEGGLYLSRKDLARFGYLYLHDGVWNGRRILPSAWIAESLKPWVTPGDMEASGVRYGYQWWLMPYGSAGARAATCWGYGGQFLFVVPEHDLVAVFNGWNIYDKPELEPKMALDRVLAAIRAPH, encoded by the coding sequence GTGACCTCCGCGCGCGTCGTTCAAGTATGTGTCCTGGCGGCCGTCGCCGTCCTGTCGTGCGCCCGGTGGCCATCGGAGCCTGACTGGCCTGGCGACGCCTGGCCCCTGTCGACGCCGGAGGAGCAGGGGATGGACTCCGCGGCCCTGGCCTCCCTCGATTCCGAGTTTGCGTCGGGACAGCACGGGTACATCGACGGGATGCTGGTCATCCGTCACGGCCGCATCGTCCTCGACCGCACGTACACCAACGACTACGTGAAACTGTTCGAGGGGAAGGACCCGGTGCGCGGGGCGTACAACTACTACGACCCCGACTGGCACCCGTGGTTCAGGAAGAGCGACCTGCACACGCTGCAGTCGGTCACGAAGAGCGTGACCTCTGCGGCGATCGGCGTGGCCATCGCGCGCGGCGAGATCCCGGGTGTCGACGTCCCGATCCTGAAGTATTTCGATGCCGGCGCCGTCGCCAACCTGGACGATCGCAAGCGGAGCATCCGGCTGCGCGATCTCCTGACGATGACGGCGGGGTTCCACTGGGACGAGGACTCGGTGCCGTACACCGACCCGCGCAACACCTGCGCGGCGATGGAGGCGAGCCACGACTGGGTGAAGTACGTCATCGATCAGCCGATGGACCAGGCGCCGGGGAAGATATTCCTCTACAGCAGCGGCGTGAGCCAGCTCCTGTCCCACATCCTCTTCAAGGCCACGGGCCGGCAGGTGGACGCGTACACGGAGGAGCACATCTTCCATCCGATCGGCATTCAGACTTATTACTGGAAGCACACGCCGACCGGTCTTCCCGACACCGAAGGGGGGCTGTACCTGTCCCGGAAGGACCTGGCGCGCTTCGGCTACCTGTACCTGCACGACGGCGTCTGGAACGGAAGACGGATCCTCCCCTCGGCCTGGATCGCCGAATCGCTGAAGCCGTGGGTGACTCCGGGGGATATGGAAGCGTCCGGCGTGCGTTACGGCTACCAGTGGTGGCTGATGCCATACGGAAGCGCGGGGGCGCGCGCCGCCACCTGCTGGGGGTACGGCGGACAGTTCCTGTTCGTGGTCCCCGAGCACGACCTGGTGGCGGTCTTCAACGGCTGGAACATCTACGACAAGCCCGAGCTGGAGCCGAAGATGGCTCTCGATCGAGTGCTGGCGGCGATCCGCGCACCGCATTGA